Part of the Drosophila santomea strain STO CAGO 1482 chromosome 2L, Prin_Dsan_1.1, whole genome shotgun sequence genome is shown below.
CTTTCGTTTTGGCGATGGAGTGGCGGTGACGGAAGTGGTGGCTGGAGCCTCCTTGGGCTCTCGAACTTTCTGCGGCGACGCTGCCGGCAGCACGATGGGGGCCAAGGCCTGCTCCGCTCCCTGAACGCTATCCTCGACCGTTTCAACTGAGGTGGGGCGCGAAGCTTCATCCACGGAGCGCACCGCGTTGGCCGGCACGTAGAAGTATTGTGATTCGGGCGCATCCTCGCCAGGTAGGCGCAGAGCTTTAAATATAATCTTAATGGTGCTGCCAGAGGTGTTGCCCACAGTATCCAAGTGGGAGGAAGACTCGTCAAGGTGGGCGCGCTTTTTCCGCTTTCGTTTATGCTCCTTGCCGATGGATTTCTCTGTGTCCGACGACAggttgtgtttgtttttgtgcttaTCCTTACGCTTTCCCTTGCGTGATAATTTTCCACTAGAGTCGTCTATGGAGTCCTCGCAGCCAGATAGATTCACTGCGCTGGTATTGGGCGTGGGCAGAGCAGGAGGTGCCGCAGGAGTAGCCGAcgaagcagcaacaggagTAGGCACAGGCGCAGTTGTGGGAGTGACATTGTCGGCAGGAACTGGTGGAAGAAGATCCGTGAcattagttttttaatttatttatctttaacATTCCTGAAGGCACGCatgataatttaatttttagttaacaaaaaataatttgttataatACAACAAAAGTAAACAAAGGTCAATGGCTGAGATCCTttcaaaatacatttttttgtacaGGCCGAAGAGATACAATtgttttaaaagaaaataattttttcacaaaccaaacattatttttgtaaCAATCAAACGAATCACTCAATAACTCACGAATACATTTTTccaaaatacatttaaataaagaaCATATATACTAAaccaaaaaaatcaaatcagaAATTATATTCTAATGTACTGTCAAGCAAAGTCAAATCCTTTACAACAAACTCACCATTAGTTGGTGTTTTACATGGGGATTGGAGTTTTGGACGTTTCGGCGACTTAGTCAGATCCTCGATATATTCCGGAGCCGGAGCTGGCTGGGATTTGTTGAGCGCTCGCTTGGTAGGTGACTCCTTGGGCACATTAGCCACGGCCACTGGAATATCGTCCAGCGAATATCGATCCACATAAACCAGATGGCCTTCCTTATTGAAGCGAGTGCGTGATTTTCTCGGGCCCGATGAGATCTCCGTGACGGCATCAGAACCTTCCGACTTGTCGCAGCATTCGGAGCACTGCCAGCCATATTGCTTGGATTTCTTTGGGGGTCGAGTGAGCGGCGGATTTAGGCAGCCCAGGTGGTAGTGCAGATTGCAAGTGTCACATTTGACCAACAGATGCTGATCCTTGCTCCTTTTGCAGATGCCACAGGACACAGAAGGGGCTGCCTCCACGGTTGCCGAGGAATTGCTGTGTTTGCCTTGTTTGGCTTGAGTACTGAGCATTCGTGAAGAGTCCATTTTACTCCCCGGTGGGCCCAGGTGACCCAACGGAAAGCCCACACCCATTTTCAGGGCAGCTGCCGTGGGCACCGAGATAGGTCGCTGCGGAGGAGTTGGCGTACTGGTCTTGGGCGGCGCCTCTGGCAGTGGATGAGCTATAAGATCCACGCTGGGTAGATTCAAGTTGGGTGCAATTTGCGCCAAAGACGTGTGCAGAGATTTAATACTTGTTAGCAGGGATTCCTTAGTGGCCTTAACCGCCTTGCGCTCCTCCAACGCGGTGTCGTATTGGGCCCTTAGCACGTCTTGATCCTTGGACAAGATGGCGTTGTGCGAAATGAGCTCCCTTTGCTGCTGACGGAAGTCATCCATGCGGACTATGCGATCCATGTAGTAAGCGGTGAACTCAACGCTGAATGCCGGCGCAATGTGCCACTTCTTTCGAATGTCCGTCAATGCATTGATGTGCGCTTCGCGCTGCTCCAGATGTTGCACGTCCACTGACATAATCTCCGCCTTGGCCAACAGGCGACGACAGGCTGAGGCCGAGGTAGTGAGTAGGCGCGACATTTTCTGGGTTGGCACCCATGGTGTGGGTTTTAGCTCCTTGTGCCGGGCATACTTGTGCTGAATTTTGAGCAGCTTTCGCTGTATGCGTGCTTGGGCTGGATTCGGGTGTGGAGCAGGTCCCTCTTGTTCGCCAGCTGTCGCCTCTTTTTCTCTTGCCCGTTGCATCATATTGAGGCGCAGAGTGTGATAGTTTCGTCTTCGCTTCTTGATCATCTCCTTCTCAGAGTGCACCTTGCAGTGGGCGTAGAACGGATCAGCGGCATCGTCCTCATGGTGCGCCTCGATAAGAAAGCCGGCCACTTGCGCGCAAGTAACGTGGAAATAGGTCTTGCACATCCCTGCATCACAGCCAATGCAAACGCCCACGCGAGCATATAGCGCGTTTTCGCAAAGGGAACACACCTTGGCGCCCCACTTGCTGTACTGCATTTCGAACAGAGTCACCGAGGACAGCTGCTCCACTTCGCCAAAGGCCACGCCGGGCACATACAGAGCGCAGATGAGATGAACCCACTTGCCCACGTCGGTCTCCTTGTAGATGCCGCCCTTATTGGGACAAAGCTCGCAGTCAGGTTCCGAGACTCCAGCGCGACAGGCCTCGCAAAACCACGGTTCCGTCGAGCAGGTGGAGTTGGTACTGGATATGCTCACGTTATCGCTGACCCCATAGCATCCTTCGTGGACAGAGACGCCGCAGGAGTCGCACTCCACGATCTCGTTGACATCGTCGCTGCGTTCGCCCAGGCAGACGCAGCACATCCGCTTGGCCGGCGCACTGGACAGCTGGAGAGGCGGACGAGGGACTGGTGCGGCCGGAGAAGATGTTCCACCGTGGTCCACTCCGTTGATCCCATTCTCCAGCGGCGATGGCTCTGTTTCCGCCAACAGCTGCCGGAGCTGCAGTGTCGAGTCCTCGCTCTCCGCATCAGAATCTGATTCAGAATCGGAGCCCCCACTGGCGTCGCTGCTGCTCCCGTCGCCATCGCTCTCGTCCTTCGATCCGTCCGAGCAGTTGTCGATGTCCGGCAGGAAATCGCTGTCCGAGGAACTCTCGCCCAGGTCAAAATCTAGCAAGGCCTGCGTGGTAATCTTCGGCTGGCGCGCTCGCTTCATGATTTACCGGTTATTTATTCCTAATCCGCAATTTTCTGTACAATACCCGAAAGTCTCGGGCCGAGACGGAAACTATCGACAGTCGATAGGCCAGCATAGAGATGGCATGTGCAGAATTCCATCTTTGTATCGATAAATAATGTATATCCGTTtctaatattattttaaacaaattttgga
Proteins encoded:
- the LOC120458776 gene encoding PHD finger protein 14; this encodes MKRARQPKITTQALLDFDLGESSSDSDFLPDIDNCSDGSKDESDGDGSSSDASGGSDSESDSDAESEDSTLQLRQLLAETEPSPLENGINGVDHGGTSSPAAPVPRPPLQLSSAPAKRMCCVCLGERSDDVNEIVECDSCGVSVHEGCYGVSDNVSISSTNSTCSTEPWFCEACRAGVSEPDCELCPNKGGIYKETDVGKWVHLICALYVPGVAFGEVEQLSSVTLFEMQYSKWGAKVCSLCENALYARVGVCIGCDAGMCKTYFHVTCAQVAGFLIEAHHEDDAADPFYAHCKVHSEKEMIKKRRRNYHTLRLNMMQRAREKEATAGEQEGPAPHPNPAQARIQRKLLKIQHKYARHKELKPTPWVPTQKMSRLLTTSASACRRLLAKAEIMSVDVQHLEQREAHINALTDIRKKWHIAPAFSVEFTAYYMDRIVRMDDFRQQQRELISHNAILSKDQDVLRAQYDTALEERKAVKATKESLLTSIKSLHTSLAQIAPNLNLPSVDLIAHPLPEAPPKTSTPTPPQRPISVPTAAALKMGVGFPLGHLGPPGSKMDSSRMLSTQAKQGKHSNSSATVEAAPSVSCGICKRSKDQHLLVKCDTCNLHYHLGCLNPPLTRPPKKSKQYGWQCSECCDKSEGSDAVTEISSGPRKSRTRFNKEGHLVYVDRYSLDDIPVAVANVPKESPTKRALNKSQPAPAPEYIEDLTKSPKRPKLQSPCKTPTNVPADNVTPTTAPVPTPVAASSATPAAPPALPTPNTSAVNLSGCEDSIDDSSGKLSRKGKRKDKHKNKHNLSSDTEKSIGKEHKRKRKKRAHLDESSSHLDTVGNTSGSTIKIIFKALRLPGEDAPESQYFYVPANAVRSVDEASRPTSVETVEDSVQGAEQALAPIVLPAASPQKVREPKEAPATTSVTATPSPKRKVSPRKASPRKPRVGRPRVSNAKPNVEISCCVCTQTGKTNQVVTCDECHRHYHFACLDPPLKKSPKIRGYSWHCADCDPTDEDALPKK